A region of the Scatophagus argus isolate fScaArg1 chromosome 6, fScaArg1.pri, whole genome shotgun sequence genome:
GTTTACTGTGCGAAATGAGTGAAAGTGTCCTTACTCTCAGTTGTACAAAGCCCAGATCTGTTTTTAACTTTGTAACGTTGAGGTGTATTTACATCAGGGATTGAGAAAAGGTCTGTTGTTTCTCACCTGATTATAAGTGGAAACAGGGTTTATTAGCATTGCATACTTTTAACAGCTTTAGAAAACATTAGTGTAGTTAGTCAATAGTTATTTATCTTGTATCAGCCCCATATGAGGCTCCAATCTgttgtgattttctttgttggAGTTTCCCATAGTTTACATTTTGATTAAGCTATTGTTTGCTACTTTAaagtacttttttaaaaaaaaaataggatacTCATTGAAAGTACAGTGCAGTACATTTAATAATAGGATACAGAATCTACCCTCCCATAAAGCCACAGTGATGCTTATGTATTCCATTGAGTTCATATTGAGTAGTGTGGTATGTGTGATGTAGCCTGTATCCATTGCATCATAAAACCTAAGACTTGATTAGACTTTTTTCGACATGCCGGGTCTTTTCTTATTTACAACAGGACAGGAAGTAATGTTGAATAAGTGAATTGCGCAATGGCATGGTGGATGCCCTGTGATTTTCCTGTGACATGTCAAATTATTGATGTTCATTTAGGATTTATTACTCATTTCAACTTGTTGTAAATCTATAACAGTGTTGTAGTTACAGCTTTTTTACAAAGTTGTACTTGCAGGGTCATATAGTGATAAAACCTGAGAACAATGGGAGGTTTTGTATGATAGTAAAACTCTTCAAGTAGGTGTGCTGAGACATAAAGTGGAGTTCTCAAGCTCTACAACCCTAATTTGCAGAACTGGTCTCCATCAGTAGTAAGTGAACCTGGCCTGTCAGCTGAAACACAATCACTTATCTTGGATCAATACCAGCACTAATGGAATTTACCTTGAGGTACTGAGAACCAGCAGCTCTTGCAACATGTtgcaacatgttttattgtttgagCTCCTGACATGGCACACCCAcgtttttctgtcacacacttgGAAGAACAGCGAGGCAATGTTGCTTCATTTTATCtggtttattttcttaaatattgATTAGTTTCTGAAGtgctcagaaaacaaaacataaaaaaattatacaGTATTCTTATTACAAATGGTAAACATAAGTACTCCAAGTTGATCTTATATACATATAACAATGAGTGAAACCCCATTAAACAACTTTAGAAAAAACAAGTAAATCTTGAAGCTTTTCTAACTTAATTTCTTACAATTAAGAAAAAAGTACATTGTACTGTAACTCAGAAGTCAGGCAGCTTTTGTTACAACTTTTCAGCCGTTTAGAGTTGGCCAACACGCCCAGGTTTGAGGCCATTATGGCTACAGCAAGAAAAGTCTCTATTGCAGTTTCTTAAATCCTCTAATACTGATTTTCTCCATTGATGGTAATGATAAGGTCCATGCAGAGCTGGATGTAAATCAAGAAAACTTCAGTCTTGTCCAGTTCTGTAAAGGCAGCAcgaaacagagacagaatggTTTCCTGGTGCTTGCCATGTCCCCTCTGGTTCATGGTTACTGTCACTGTCCCGAGCCCCTCTCTGGGACGCGCCAAGGGGGAGCGCGTGGCACTCAGGAACTTTAGCACGGCTCCCGGTCCTGCCAGTGTCGCGCCACATCATCCCAAATCCCGTCTCGATTTCGGGAGATACAGCCACTCACAGGAAGCGTTCGTTTCGTTCAACTACAGTCTCTCTTTTCTCCGCCGCCGCTGACACCACCTCAGAAGGTCTGGAGCTGCTGCGTTAACATGAGCTGGCACCCGCTGTTGACGTGGTTCATCACTTTCTGCTTCAGCTGGGCCACCTGCTCGCGCAGCATGTTGGCAGTGGACGCGAGCTCAGAGTTCTGGGACTTGAGGGTCTTCACTTTTTCCTCCAGTCTAGAGATCCgctccagcttcctcttccGGCATTTGGAGGCAGCGATGCggttcctcatcctcttcctctcagcctTGATGCGCTCCTGACTCTCCATGTCGATTGGGGAGAGTGGAGGGGTCTCCCCCGGCATCTCAGGCACGGTCTGGGGCTCCTCTTTGAGCGCCGTGAGCCGAGGGAGCTGGGCGGAGGGTGGCTGCCCGTAGATGGGAAGCTGAGGCGGAGCAGCAGGGAAAGACATAGTCGGGGCTGAGGTGGTGTAATTCGGTGCCGAAACGGTGCTGATGGCCGGGTTGAAAGTGTTCAAATCCTCATAAACCGGCGAGTCGGCGCGCATGGTGGCGTTGGTGTTGTAAACCGTGGCACCGGCAACAGATGATACAGGCGGCAGGGCAGTGTTGACACTGGTCTGAGGAGCTGAGGTGACACTCACATTAGTTGTGCCTGGCATGTGTTGGTGGTGGAGCTCGGCCAGGGCTCGGACAAACCCCTCGGCGAAGCCCTCCTGCTCGTCGGTGACATTCTTGGGGCACAAGAACTGGGTCGGGGTCGGCGTGGTGGTGATGAGTCCGTTGCTGGACTGGATGATGAGCCGCTCCAGCTCCGGGGAGGCCAGCTTCAACAAGCCCACGTCTGGAGAGGTGAGGATGTCGCTGGCTTTGGCCCGGAGGTGAGGTTTCAGAGTACCCGTCGGGTCGGAGAGGTTCagtgtcatgttgtgtttcagcGCTTTGGGGTTGCTGTACCCGTAGCCGGCGCTGTCGTGCTGGGAGAAAGCGTTCAGTGAGTCGTCATAGAAAGTAGTTTCCATCTTGGTATACATAGAAGAGAAACCGAAAACAGTGTGCTATAAAGTCTTATACAGAACAACTTTTCGTCcccccttctcttcttcctgGTTTATCAgtcgaagaaaaaaaaaaaaaaacactggtttCCAAACGTCCTCTCTGTGCGTAAAAAGACTTCCAAACTTTGAGTGTGCACTTTCTTGACACAGGAATCAGGACTTACTTCTTTCAGCCAGCGATGGTCGCTTGTTCGGTTGAGTTGTAACAGTTCACAAGGCTTTTACCAAAGTATCCAGACTAGTATTGAGTCCGTGAATGAAAAGCGCCGAGTGGCTCTAAGTTTTCCTGTCAAGCACCAGCACTGTCTGCGGTACTTCCTCTGCCTGGCTGTGTGTATACTCTGAGCCGTACAGCGTGGAGGCAAACCTTATCTGCTGCCGCTGCCTCTCTAAAAATAACCATGATGTCATGAAGGGGCTCTCCCATTGGCTGGAGGGCGTGTCGTGGGGCGGGGCCGAGCGCTCAGATAAGGCGCGTTGCCTTGACGACCACCCAGAAGATTCTTAATCTCGCGGTGGATTGTGGGATGAGGTCATGCTGTAAGGACAGCGTAAGCGCGTTGCATTGTGGGATGACGTATTGTTTTTGAATATCTGGTTACCCGCTTTACTGTCAGTAGCGGGACAGCCAGCGTTCAGGACAAAATCTTGCCTTCGTCTCCCTTCTCACCACTGATTTTCTGGTGTAGTAGCTCACTATGTAACAACATTAATTTATccatttcattaatttattaaacCTTTTCTATTTCCTTAAACTTTTGTTTAATCAATCTGAAATTGACAGCTTAAGTAATTAAAATTGCAAATGACAGCTCTCCAATGGCCACTGAATTttgtaaaatgattaaaatcttaacattttctctgctATTCATCCTTACTTTTacagtaaaagtaaataatCAGTTTTCACTTCCCTTTATTACATATTCATAAAATTATCTAATCTCACATAATATCATATATTATCtgtattatatttataaattaTAATAGTCATATAACAGTACACTGAAATAACAGTGTATTACAGTCCATTTTGTTATTCAAGTTTAATACTATCTGGCCTCTGAAGAGCTGTTTTGTGAACGACCTAcatacaaaatcaaaaaaatgtaatctatTCTGCTACTCTATGTTTACCAACTATCAGAATGGCTATCTTATGATATAATAACTGAATAATTCTATTCTGCCTTCTGTCTTTAAGTTTTTTGAAGTTTGTTTAAGTAAAACCTCAGGTAAAATACCACTCTGTGCCATTGTAAAATTTCAGTTCTGTTCTATTCTAATTAGCAAGTCACATTTATTCACTTTTAATCAGCCACATTATATGGTATGGGTAAAATCGATATTGCACCCACAAACTTATGTTGTACTCTATACCAGTCTATGCTACAGTATTCTACTTGTTGCCAAATATCCATGCTGCCGCTAAGAGCTCTAATTTCTGTGGGTTACAAGTGGAGAAAGTTGTGAGCTCTATAAACTTGGAAAACGCAAAAGAAAACTGTTACGTGAAAGCAAATTACAGTATATGTTTTTCCATGTGTGCGTGCAGTCATGGTGGAAAGTCTTCTTGTTTTGAATGTCATTTTAGTTCTGAGTCTGGGATATCATGGTGGTCTCTGGTTGGTGGTCTTCTATAAACTGTCCTgtatagcacacacacataaacacttcTCACATTTAGTTTCGAGTACAttgtgtgtgctgacagaaCTAAAATCTGACACGTGGGTaggttaaacaaaaacatatttacatttagaagaaatgcattaaaactcatttatttaCCTGAAGTGTAGTGTCAAGCCCATTTTACTGAGTCATGTACTTATACATACCAGTCTCTCCTTCCCTGTAATCATTGTGGGACAGGGATTTAATaggacatttttgtgtttactaCTGCATACACCACATGTCTGAAGAGCTACATTTAAGACCTTCCATTTCTGCTATTGTTAAAGATACATCTACAGGCCTAAGGAGCGAGTACTTTTTCTATCATCCATGTCAGGGTGTGTAATTAGTGAAGTGTAGTCCATTGTCCCTTGGCCCTTGGTCAGAAATCACAGCTGGTTTAATGGCAAGAGGTTAAACGGTGTGTCTTACGTGTTTCCCTCTAGTCTTCCACACTCACACTGTCTGGGTCATCTTCTGCCCTGCCAGCTTTACTGCCTACTATCTCCAGCGCAGCACGTCTAAATGTGTCCCCCTTGTGTGACAAGTAAATCAGGCCCCTGGCGCTGGCTGGCTCAGAGAGGCACCTCAAGAGGATGAACCAGATCATAAAACACCACCACAGCCTGACTTTTTATGGCTGCTAATGTTGTCTTTATGTACTGTTATACATGTCAAATCATGGCAATCAATAAAGTCAGATATAACCTGATCTGGCAGTTTCTTATTGCATTTGAAATGCTTCAGAGAAGATTTGCTTTACAAGTATGTCATCCACACACAAGGGAAACGTTACATCTAAAAGTACATACACCTTCTTGGCATTAAACGAACCTCTTTACTTTACAGGTTTACAGATAGCTGTAGCTCCAACTGATGGGGACAAACTTATACAGTCTTGTTCTCCAGCTTTCTgtcagcttcttctttttcttcttcttatactTTTTATAACTACCACTTTGGGGAGGTGATAGGAGGAAACAGAATAAGGGTGAATTGTTTAGGCATTTACACTCACTGTTCCTCCTGCATGTTCTGAAATATTTATCCATTTTGGCTCATTCATCTATTCATGACTGTCTTTCTTCTGAATTAAAGCACATGAAAGAATAATAAGTAGGTGGTCCAGTGCCCACCACAACAGGACTCCTCATGTACGACTGCACCCATTGTCCCAAGTAGATCAATTACGTTAGGGTAAAACACATGATGTCATTTAAAGTTATTATCTCATTTAAATTAAAGCTTTTTTCAGTCAATCCCATGGTACATTCTGTTTTATATACTTTCAAATAGTGTTTAATACAGAACCCTTAAATGTTTCAATATGGCTGGAGTACTGGGTACATTTGGTCTGCTTTTCTTCCCTGGTTGCCATGCGTAAAGTTATAAAGAGGTAACCACAATGTGGTACTTTGCCAAAGTAATTTTGTGTGTAGGAATGTATGAGAAAACTAGCATGGAGGAAGCCTACTGTTTAAGTGACTCTTCAGCATGAGGTTGGAGTAACCTGCTGCTGCCTTGGTTCAGGGCCTGGACATTTGGTCAATTGTGGTCACATGCAATACTTATTAAGTGTTGTCCTCGCATGTAGTCGGACAGAACCAGGGGGAGTAGGAGGGAAAAAAGTCGATTTCCAACATCCAACTTATAATAACCCAGATATAATTATGTCATTCTAAAAAGGATTTTGTAATAAATTGTCTATAAAAtgatacatacatatgtatCTATAAAAtgatacatacatatgtatCTATAAAAtgatacatacatatgtatCTATAAAATGATACATACATTTGTATCTATAAAATgatacatatataaataacacAGATTCTAAGTCAGGCAGCTGACCATATTTTACTGCCAGGGAAACAGCGAGTCTTAAATGATCAGCGAGACTATATAATGTAGTGTTATTATTAAATTTTGTCTGGATGGTGAAGCTAACTT
Encoded here:
- the jun gene encoding transcription factor AP-1 isoform X1, with the protein product MYTKMETTFYDDSLNAFSQHDSAGYGYSNPKALKHNMTLNLSDPTGTLKPHLRAKASDILTSPDVGLLKLASPELERLIIQSSNGLITTTPTPTQFLCPKNVTDEQEGFAEGFVRALAELHHQHMPGTTNVSVTSAPQTSVNTALPPVSSVAGATVYNTNATMRADSPVYEDLNTFNPAISTVSAPNYTTSAPTMSFPAAPPQLPIYGQPPSAQLPRLTALKEEPQTVPEMPGETPPLSPIDMESQERIKAERKRMRNRIAASKCRKRKLERISRLEEKVKTLKSQNSELASTANMLREQVAQLKQKVMNHVNSGCQLMLTQQLQTF
- the jun gene encoding transcription factor AP-1 isoform X2, which produces MTLNLSDPTGTLKPHLRAKASDILTSPDVGLLKLASPELERLIIQSSNGLITTTPTPTQFLCPKNVTDEQEGFAEGFVRALAELHHQHMPGTTNVSVTSAPQTSVNTALPPVSSVAGATVYNTNATMRADSPVYEDLNTFNPAISTVSAPNYTTSAPTMSFPAAPPQLPIYGQPPSAQLPRLTALKEEPQTVPEMPGETPPLSPIDMESQERIKAERKRMRNRIAASKCRKRKLERISRLEEKVKTLKSQNSELASTANMLREQVAQLKQKVMNHVNSGCQLMLTQQLQTF